A genomic window from Terriglobia bacterium includes:
- a CDS encoding type II toxin-antitoxin system HicB family antitoxin, whose product MRYTVILQRESDGGYVVTVPALPGCVSQGDTREEALKNIEEAMELYIEDMKALGEPLPLGDEREYVELKTATR is encoded by the coding sequence ATGCGCTATACAGTGATTCTGCAGCGGGAGAGCGACGGCGGCTATGTGGTCACAGTGCCGGCGCTTCCCGGATGCGTTTCTCAGGGCGACACGCGTGAAGAGGCCCTCAAGAACATTGAGGAAGCGATGGAGCTGTACATCGAAGACATGAAAGCGCTGGGCGAGCCGCTCCCACTCGGGGATGAAAGAGAGTACGTCGAGCTGAAGACCGCAACTCGATGA
- a CDS encoding CapA family protein, with product MSAPFIAGLKPLELLLLGDCMLGRLLDEVLQNAPPHYPWGDTLPLLESADWRLCNLECVLSDRGSPWSVFPKTFHFRSAAKNIAVLQAARINAVSLANNHVLDYGYDALLEMLEILDRAGIVHSGAGANLEQASRLASATVCGRKLGLLAFTDNEPEWEAGADWPGTFYVPTDLADARAKKLLQAVREHRKAVDLLIVSAHWGGNWGYTPPEEHVLFAHALLDAGADLLFGHSSHVFRGIEFYRGRPILYGAGNFVDDYAVDRIERNDQSFIYVAEFANNQPRALRLYPTLIRGFRANRAEGIHAQNIAGKMTKLCADLQTAAKWNSERQRLEIHGPAAKRAE from the coding sequence ATGAGTGCGCCATTCATCGCCGGATTGAAGCCGCTCGAACTCTTGTTGCTGGGCGACTGCATGCTCGGGCGCCTGCTGGACGAGGTCCTGCAAAACGCCCCGCCGCACTACCCCTGGGGCGACACCCTCCCGCTCCTGGAGAGCGCCGACTGGCGCCTCTGCAACCTCGAATGCGTCCTTTCGGACCGCGGAAGCCCCTGGTCCGTTTTTCCCAAGACCTTCCACTTCCGCTCCGCCGCAAAAAACATTGCCGTGCTGCAAGCCGCGCGCATCAACGCCGTCTCCCTCGCAAATAACCACGTTCTGGATTACGGCTACGACGCGCTCCTCGAAATGCTGGAGATCCTGGACCGCGCGGGCATCGTGCATAGCGGCGCGGGCGCGAATCTGGAGCAGGCCTCGCGGCTGGCCTCCGCCACCGTCTGCGGGAGGAAGCTGGGGCTGCTGGCGTTCACCGACAACGAGCCGGAATGGGAAGCGGGCGCGGATTGGCCGGGCACCTTCTACGTGCCCACAGACTTGGCCGACGCGCGCGCCAAAAAGCTTTTGCAGGCCGTTCGCGAACACCGCAAGGCCGTGGATCTGCTGATCGTCTCGGCGCACTGGGGCGGCAACTGGGGATACACGCCCCCCGAGGAGCATGTGCTTTTCGCGCATGCCCTCCTGGATGCCGGAGCCGATCTGCTTTTCGGCCACTCCAGCCATGTTTTCCGCGGCATCGAATTCTACCGGGGCCGCCCGATCCTCTACGGCGCCGGAAACTTCGTGGATGATTATGCGGTGGACCGCATCGAGCGCAACGACCAGTCCTTCATCTATGTCGCGGAGTTCGCCAACAACCAGCCGCGCGCTCTGCGCCTCTATCCCACGCTGATCCGCGGCTTTCGGGCCAACCGCGCCGAAGGGATTCACGCGCAGAACATCGCCGGGAAGATGACCAAACTCTGCGCCGATTTGCAGACCGCCGCGAAGTGGAATTCCGAGCGCCAGCGCCTGGAGATCCACGGCCCCGCCGCGAAACGTGCGGAATGA
- a CDS encoding aminotransferase class I/II-fold pyridoxal phosphate-dependent enzyme — MTTSDSRPAPSPVGEAARRMLSAKAEQFTESVIREMTRLAMKHHAVNLSQGFPDFAAPGELKEAARQAIADDFNQYAITWGAKPLRDAVVDKFARTQGVAYDPEREITVCCGSTEAMMAVMLAIINPGDEVVVFEPFYENYGPDAILSGATPKFVKLRTPDWSFDEKELAAAFGPRTKAIILNTPNNPTGKVFTRGELEFIRDLCLRWNAFCITDEIYEHILYDGAQHVSMASLDGMREHTIVINGMSKTYSVTGWRVGWALAPPEATSAIRKVHDFLTVGAAAPLQQAGATALRLPQSYYDKLAASYAEKRERLLKILEQAGFTVFKPRGAYYIMTDISRFRFPGAGGSAAATNDVAFAKYLIETIGVAVVPGSSFYRNAQDGAQQVRFTFCKKESTLAAAAERLAKLHV; from the coding sequence ATGACCACTTCTGATTCCCGGCCCGCGCCCTCCCCTGTTGGGGAAGCCGCGCGGCGCATGCTCTCCGCCAAGGCCGAACAGTTCACCGAATCGGTGATCCGCGAGATGACCCGGCTGGCGATGAAACACCACGCCGTCAACCTCTCGCAGGGCTTTCCCGATTTCGCGGCCCCCGGGGAGCTGAAAGAAGCGGCGCGCCAGGCCATCGCCGACGACTTCAACCAGTACGCCATCACCTGGGGCGCCAAGCCCCTGCGCGACGCCGTGGTCGACAAATTCGCGCGCACCCAGGGTGTCGCCTACGACCCGGAGCGCGAGATCACCGTGTGCTGCGGCTCGACCGAAGCCATGATGGCGGTCATGCTGGCCATCATCAATCCCGGCGACGAGGTGGTGGTCTTCGAGCCCTTCTACGAAAACTACGGGCCCGACGCGATCCTCAGCGGGGCCACGCCGAAGTTCGTGAAGCTGCGCACGCCCGACTGGTCCTTCGACGAGAAGGAGCTGGCCGCAGCCTTCGGCCCGCGCACCAAGGCCATCATCCTCAACACACCCAACAATCCCACCGGAAAAGTCTTCACCCGCGGCGAGCTGGAGTTCATCCGCGACCTCTGCCTGCGCTGGAACGCCTTCTGCATCACCGACGAAATCTACGAGCACATCCTCTACGACGGCGCCCAGCACGTCTCCATGGCCAGCCTCGACGGCATGCGCGAACACACCATCGTCATCAATGGCATGTCCAAGACCTACAGCGTCACCGGCTGGCGCGTGGGTTGGGCTCTGGCTCCGCCGGAAGCCACCTCGGCGATCCGCAAGGTCCACGACTTCCTCACCGTGGGCGCGGCTGCTCCCCTGCAGCAGGCCGGCGCCACGGCCCTGCGCCTGCCCCAGAGCTACTACGACAAGCTCGCCGCCAGCTACGCGGAGAAGCGCGAACGCCTGCTGAAGATTCTGGAGCAGGCGGGCTTCACGGTCTTCAAGCCCCGCGGCGCGTACTACATCATGACCGACATTTCGCGCTTCCGCTTCCCCGGCGCCGGCGGCTCTGCGGCCGCAACGAACGACGTGGCCTTCGCGAAGTACCTGATCGAAACCATCGGCGTCGCCGTCGTCCCCGGCTCCAGCTTCTACCGCAACGCGCAGGACGGCGCACAGCAGGTGCGCTTCACCTTCTGCAAGAAGGAAAGCACCCTGGCCGCCGCCGCCGAGCGCCTCGCCAAGCTGCACGTCTGA
- a CDS encoding methyltransferase domain-containing protein — MNDTNPGPSPPSRIASEIAHGRFLAENDPELQWGWGTPAGKVRARRRAQRIVSGAHIAPGSRVLEIGCGSGLFTGMFAASGAEILAVDLSPELIRLAQMRDIPNARFILKNFEDCALDGPFDAVIGSSVLHHLDLTRTWQKILQLLKPGGRMSFAEPNMANPQVWMERHFRSFFPQVSPEETAFYRCSLRHALQRAGFCDVRVTPFDWLHPATPEPLIPAVSAIGRLLERAWPLREICGSLHIVARKPR, encoded by the coding sequence ATGAACGACACGAACCCCGGTCCCTCTCCTCCATCGCGCATCGCCAGTGAAATCGCGCACGGCCGTTTCCTCGCGGAAAACGATCCCGAACTGCAGTGGGGTTGGGGGACCCCCGCCGGAAAGGTGCGTGCCCGGCGGCGCGCGCAACGGATCGTCAGCGGCGCGCACATCGCTCCCGGCAGCCGCGTTCTGGAGATCGGTTGCGGCAGCGGTCTGTTTACCGGCATGTTCGCCGCTTCCGGCGCGGAGATTCTGGCGGTGGACCTTTCCCCGGAGCTGATCCGCCTGGCGCAAATGCGGGATATTCCCAACGCCCGTTTTATCTTGAAGAATTTCGAGGACTGCGCCCTGGATGGGCCCTTCGACGCGGTGATTGGCTCCTCGGTGCTGCATCACCTGGATCTCACCCGCACCTGGCAGAAGATTCTGCAGCTTCTCAAGCCCGGCGGCAGGATGAGCTTCGCCGAACCCAACATGGCCAACCCGCAAGTCTGGATGGAACGCCACTTCCGCAGTTTCTTTCCGCAGGTCTCCCCGGAGGAAACCGCCTTCTACCGCTGCAGCTTGCGCCACGCCCTGCAGCGCGCCGGCTTTTGCGATGTGCGGGTTACCCCCTTCGACTGGCTGCACCCGGCGACTCCCGAGCCCTTGATCCCCGCGGTATCCGCTATCGGCCGCCTCCTGGAAAGGGCCTGGCCCCTCCGGGAAATCTGCGGCTCTCTGCACATCGTCGCCAGGAAACCGCGGTAA
- a CDS encoding transglycosylase SLT domain-containing protein: protein MPEGRPVLPTRRTLPTRTLWARARAATASLLILSLSLGGAAGTFAHAAPQKKKKPRPKAAACRAGCTPQTLAPEITAATPEDEAAQRELADLARALHNDLPGAYAKLAAFSAKHSTSVWGARAALALGYADESKNRHKEALQWLGKARRDQLLGDYALFWSAQANRALKHPAEALENLRALERDYPHTAMREQVIEALAATALDLGKPQETLEALESYPPASGKPELLLLLARARQAARQTARAAADYQTIYYRYPLSDEAKTAGSALPALQRSLRQEYPRPSLELQLKRAQSFYDAKKWREARAEFEKVLAQAPREAADPLRQHAQLRIAEARVQSNASPALLANLTLSDAETDAERLYALSQIWRTRKNDAEMFRAIRQLLEKYPQSRWAEDALMAEANYYWVQLDRVRAAEDYRRVAEAYPGGKNAQIAEWRIAWVAYLNRQSDAVDRFQAFLLKYPSSPYTVNALYWLGRSAERNGNPAHARSFFDKAVSRFPQSYFGMAAAQRLAVIGPGAENPAEFLDKIPPAPPLRPLDEPLPAAAAERWARAQALRAIAFDASAEQELKFAYFATAAPRLLLEAAQAAFDQGHFAAGMAYGRLVMPNLEARKKEDAPLAAWKALYPLPYEAALRREAARNGLDPALVAGLIRQESTFQADAVSHADAIGLMQMLPKTGRLVARKLHLRYSKKKLFDPEFNLTVGTVYLAGLLRATGGPEQALAAFNAGEDRIASWSAERKYDEIAELVESIPFTETREYVQIVLRNAELYRMIYGAAGMQTATWHLPVRQ, encoded by the coding sequence ATGCCTGAAGGCCGGCCCGTACTTCCCACTCGCCGGACGCTTCCCACAAGGACGCTGTGGGCCCGCGCGCGCGCGGCCACCGCTTCGCTGCTCATCCTGAGTCTGAGCCTCGGCGGAGCGGCCGGAACTTTCGCGCACGCCGCCCCCCAGAAGAAAAAGAAGCCGCGGCCCAAAGCTGCCGCCTGCCGCGCCGGCTGCACGCCGCAGACTCTCGCGCCGGAGATCACCGCGGCGACCCCGGAGGACGAAGCGGCGCAGCGCGAACTGGCGGATCTGGCCCGGGCGCTGCACAACGACCTTCCCGGAGCGTACGCCAAGCTGGCTGCGTTCTCCGCCAAACATTCCACCTCGGTCTGGGGCGCGCGCGCGGCCCTGGCTCTGGGCTACGCCGATGAATCCAAGAACCGCCACAAGGAAGCGCTGCAGTGGCTGGGCAAGGCGCGCCGGGACCAGCTCCTCGGCGACTACGCCCTGTTCTGGAGCGCGCAGGCCAACCGCGCCCTGAAGCATCCCGCGGAAGCGCTGGAGAATCTGCGCGCGCTCGAGCGCGACTATCCGCACACGGCCATGCGCGAGCAGGTCATCGAGGCGCTGGCGGCCACGGCTCTGGACCTGGGCAAGCCCCAGGAAACCCTGGAGGCGCTGGAGAGCTATCCCCCGGCCTCGGGAAAGCCGGAACTCCTGCTGCTCCTGGCCCGCGCCCGGCAGGCCGCGCGGCAGACTGCGCGCGCCGCCGCGGACTACCAGACCATCTACTACCGCTACCCGCTGAGCGATGAGGCCAAGACCGCCGGGAGCGCCCTGCCCGCATTGCAGCGCAGCCTGCGCCAGGAATATCCGCGCCCGTCGCTCGAGCTGCAACTGAAGCGCGCGCAGTCCTTCTACGACGCCAAGAAATGGCGCGAAGCCCGCGCGGAATTCGAAAAAGTTCTGGCGCAGGCGCCGCGCGAGGCCGCCGATCCGCTGCGCCAGCATGCGCAACTGCGCATCGCCGAGGCCCGCGTGCAGTCCAATGCGTCGCCCGCGCTGCTTGCCAACCTGACCTTGAGCGATGCGGAAACCGACGCCGAGCGCCTCTACGCTCTTTCGCAGATCTGGCGCACCCGGAAAAACGACGCGGAAATGTTCCGCGCCATCCGCCAGCTCCTCGAAAAATACCCGCAAAGCCGCTGGGCCGAGGATGCGCTCATGGCCGAGGCCAACTATTACTGGGTGCAGCTGGACCGTGTGCGTGCCGCGGAGGACTACCGGCGCGTCGCGGAAGCCTATCCCGGCGGCAAGAACGCGCAGATCGCGGAATGGCGCATCGCCTGGGTGGCCTATCTCAACCGCCAGTCCGATGCCGTCGATCGTTTCCAGGCCTTCCTGCTCAAGTATCCTTCCTCGCCGTACACCGTGAACGCACTCTACTGGCTGGGACGCAGCGCCGAGCGCAACGGCAATCCCGCGCACGCCCGCAGTTTCTTCGACAAAGCGGTGAGCCGTTTCCCGCAGAGTTATTTCGGGATGGCCGCGGCGCAGCGCCTGGCGGTCATCGGGCCCGGCGCGGAAAACCCCGCGGAGTTCCTCGACAAAATTCCGCCCGCACCGCCGTTGCGCCCCCTGGACGAGCCCCTTCCCGCGGCCGCTGCAGAGCGCTGGGCCCGCGCGCAGGCCCTGCGGGCCATTGCCTTCGACGCTTCCGCGGAGCAGGAACTGAAATTCGCCTACTTTGCCACCGCCGCGCCGCGCCTCCTGCTGGAGGCGGCGCAGGCGGCTTTCGACCAGGGGCATTTCGCCGCGGGCATGGCTTACGGGCGGCTGGTGATGCCGAACCTCGAGGCCCGCAAGAAAGAGGACGCGCCGCTGGCCGCGTGGAAGGCCCTCTATCCCCTGCCCTACGAGGCAGCGCTGCGCCGCGAGGCCGCCAGGAACGGCCTGGACCCGGCGCTGGTCGCCGGACTGATCCGCCAGGAGTCCACCTTCCAGGCGGACGCGGTGTCCCATGCCGACGCCATCGGACTCATGCAGATGCTGCCGAAAACCGGGCGGCTGGTGGCCCGGAAACTGCACCTGCGCTACTCCAAGAAAAAATTGTTCGATCCGGAGTTCAACCTCACGGTGGGCACCGTCTATCTCGCGGGCCTGTTGCGCGCCACGGGCGGGCCGGAGCAGGCCCTGGCGGCGTTCAACGCCGGGGAAGATCGCATCGCCTCCTGGAGCGCGGAACGCAAGTACGACGAGATCGCCGAGCTCGTGGAATCCATCCCCTTCACCGAAACCCGCGAGTACGTGCAAATCGTCTTGCGCAACGCCGAACTCTACCGGATGATTTATGGTGCGGCCGGCATGCAGACTGCCACGTGGCATCTGCCGGTACGCCAATAG
- a CDS encoding MBL fold metallo-hydrolase, producing MAKLTFLGAAGCVTGSKYLVEAAGKKLLVDCGLFQGSNELKDRNWKPLPLDAKTIDYAVLTHAHLDHTGWLPKLVEDGYGGPIFANPATIELTEILLKDSAHLQEEDTEHARRKKYSRHAEPLALYTTEDVEPVLQQLKPIPRKGGFDISPEFRMVSYDAGHILGSSSLELTISENGKKTVVVFSGDVGRYNQPILNDPVTPPRADVLLCESTYGDREHPDGAPDEALATVVNRVVRRGGSIVFPAFAIGRTQTLMYYLRQLEDTKRIPRIPVYVDSPMALSATDLYLRHHEDHDLEFTREEKGGSGDPLDVHEFHLARSVEDSKRINDVTTPCIIISASGMASGGRVLHHLARRLPDARNAVILAGFQAEGTRGRALLEGAKLLHIHGQEVPVLAEVLELGQFSAHAGKSELLRWVGGIQGAPRQTWLTHGEPAAAQSLQAAIQAQLHWNVDVARYLDTVDLGS from the coding sequence ATGGCCAAACTCACTTTTTTAGGCGCGGCAGGCTGCGTCACGGGATCGAAATACCTGGTGGAAGCCGCCGGGAAAAAGCTGCTGGTGGACTGCGGGCTGTTCCAGGGCTCGAACGAGCTGAAGGACCGCAACTGGAAGCCGCTGCCGCTCGATGCCAAAACGATCGACTACGCCGTGCTGACGCACGCGCATCTCGATCACACGGGATGGCTGCCCAAGCTGGTGGAGGACGGCTACGGGGGCCCCATCTTCGCCAACCCGGCCACGATCGAGCTCACGGAAATCCTGCTGAAGGATTCGGCGCACCTGCAGGAAGAAGACACGGAGCACGCGCGGCGCAAGAAATACAGCCGGCATGCCGAGCCGCTGGCGCTGTACACGACGGAAGACGTGGAGCCGGTGCTGCAGCAGTTGAAGCCGATTCCGCGCAAGGGAGGCTTCGACATCTCGCCGGAATTCCGGATGGTTTCCTACGACGCCGGGCACATTCTGGGCTCCTCCAGCCTGGAGCTGACGATCAGCGAAAACGGGAAGAAGACCGTGGTGGTCTTCTCCGGCGATGTCGGGCGCTACAACCAGCCCATCCTCAACGATCCGGTCACGCCGCCGCGCGCCGATGTGCTGCTGTGCGAATCCACGTACGGCGACCGGGAGCACCCGGACGGGGCTCCCGACGAGGCGCTGGCCACGGTGGTCAACCGCGTGGTCCGGCGCGGCGGCTCGATCGTCTTTCCGGCCTTCGCCATCGGGCGCACGCAGACGCTGATGTATTACCTGCGGCAGCTCGAGGATACGAAGCGCATCCCGCGCATTCCGGTCTATGTGGACAGCCCCATGGCCCTCAGCGCCACCGACCTGTACTTGCGCCATCACGAAGATCACGACCTGGAATTCACCCGGGAAGAAAAAGGGGGCTCCGGGGATCCCCTGGATGTCCACGAGTTTCATCTGGCGCGCAGCGTGGAGGATTCCAAGCGCATCAACGACGTCACCACCCCCTGCATCATTATTTCCGCCAGCGGCATGGCCAGCGGCGGGCGCGTCCTGCATCACCTGGCGCGGCGCCTGCCCGACGCCCGCAACGCCGTTATCCTCGCCGGCTTTCAAGCCGAGGGCACGCGCGGGCGCGCGCTCCTGGAAGGCGCCAAGCTCCTGCATATCCATGGTCAGGAAGTGCCGGTACTCGCGGAGGTCCTCGAGCTCGGGCAGTTTTCCGCACACGCCGGAAAAAGCGAGCTGCTGCGCTGGGTAGGGGGCATCCAGGGCGCTCCGCGGCAGACCTGGCTGACTCACGGCGAGCCCGCCGCCGCGCAATCCTTGCAAGCCGCGATCCAGGCGCAGTTGCACTGGAACGTGGACGTCGCGCGCTACCTGGACACCGTGGACCTCGGTTCCTAG
- a CDS encoding amidohydrolase has product MRMFLAAVFCTLLSLGAAAQQPALDKLVEQELPALVSTYKAIHAAPELSHHEEKTSALLAQQLRGLGYEVTEHVGKYPNGEWKGYGVVAVLKNGAGPTVLVRADMDALPVEEKTGVAYASHVHTKNDAGVDTPVMHACGHDIHVSALMGTAKMLVQLKDQWRGTLVLIGQPAEEMIDGAKAMLADGLYTRFPKPDYAVALHDTPDLEAGKVGFTPGYALASSSSVDVTIRGRGAHGSRPEASKDPIVLAAEYILAIQTIVSRELSPFDPAVVTVGSIHGGTKSNIIPDEVRLQLTVRTYKEEVRQHILASLERIARGVALAGGVPEDRAPIVKASETEYTPAMYNDPALAARVAAAMKKELGAENVVETPPVMGSEDFGALGLEDRKIPTFMFGVGAIDAARLAAMKQSGTPVPSLHSSLFWPTPEPTIRTAVKAMTAAVLDLLKK; this is encoded by the coding sequence ATGAGAATGTTTTTGGCCGCCGTGTTCTGCACGCTGTTATCCCTGGGCGCCGCCGCGCAGCAGCCGGCCCTCGACAAACTCGTGGAGCAGGAACTTCCCGCGCTGGTCTCCACCTACAAAGCGATCCATGCCGCGCCGGAGCTCTCGCACCACGAGGAGAAAACTTCGGCGCTGCTGGCGCAGCAACTGCGCGGGCTGGGCTACGAAGTGACCGAGCACGTCGGCAAGTACCCAAATGGCGAGTGGAAGGGCTACGGGGTCGTGGCGGTGCTGAAGAACGGGGCGGGGCCCACGGTGCTGGTGCGCGCGGATATGGACGCGCTGCCGGTGGAGGAAAAGACCGGCGTTGCGTATGCCAGCCACGTGCACACCAAGAACGACGCCGGGGTGGACACACCCGTGATGCACGCCTGCGGCCACGACATCCATGTCAGCGCGCTGATGGGCACGGCAAAGATGCTGGTGCAGCTCAAGGACCAGTGGCGGGGCACGCTGGTCCTGATCGGGCAGCCCGCCGAGGAAATGATTGACGGCGCAAAGGCCATGCTCGCCGACGGCCTGTACACGCGCTTCCCCAAGCCGGACTACGCCGTGGCGCTGCACGACACCCCGGACCTGGAAGCCGGCAAGGTGGGCTTCACGCCAGGCTATGCGCTGGCCAGTTCCAGTTCGGTGGACGTGACCATCCGGGGGCGCGGCGCGCACGGCTCGCGCCCGGAAGCCAGCAAGGACCCCATCGTCCTGGCCGCCGAATACATCCTGGCGATACAGACCATCGTCAGCCGGGAGCTTTCGCCGTTTGATCCCGCGGTGGTCACCGTCGGCTCCATCCATGGCGGCACCAAGTCCAACATCATCCCGGACGAGGTGCGCCTGCAGCTCACCGTGCGCACCTACAAGGAAGAAGTGCGCCAGCACATCCTGGCTTCGCTGGAGCGCATCGCGCGGGGCGTGGCCCTCGCGGGGGGCGTCCCGGAAGATCGCGCGCCGATCGTGAAGGCCAGCGAAACGGAATATACCCCGGCCATGTACAACGATCCGGCGCTGGCCGCGCGCGTGGCCGCGGCCATGAAAAAGGAGCTGGGTGCGGAGAATGTGGTGGAAACCCCGCCGGTGATGGGCAGCGAGGACTTCGGCGCGCTGGGGCTGGAGGACCGCAAGATTCCCACGTTCATGTTCGGCGTCGGGGCCATTGACGCGGCGCGCCTCGCGGCCATGAAGCAGAGCGGGACGCCCGTTCCGTCGCTGCACTCGAGCCTCTTCTGGCCGACACCCGAGCCCACGATTCGCACGGCGGTCAAAGCCATGACCGCGGCGGTGCTGGATTTACTGAAAAAGTAG